A stretch of the Zonotrichia albicollis isolate bZonAlb1 chromosome 31, bZonAlb1.hap1, whole genome shotgun sequence genome encodes the following:
- the LOC141725828 gene encoding uncharacterized protein LOC141725828, with amino-acid sequence MESREDKCPRQNLVEEAVLSGSTAQEGNGEEKPRRCRTRRGCKRSRRGSEGERASLGREGGRRWSQSSELVLHEQLHDGEKPHTGVECGKSFRWNSDLIKHERIHTGEKPYQCGECGKSFTESSSLIKHQRIHTGERPYKCSECGMCFSQSSELITHQRTHTGERPHECSKCGKRFKTSSHLLRHYRIHREERPFQCPDCGKGFKYNSALIRHRHIHTGERPYECDKCRKRFPTSSSVLRHYRIHTEERPFRCPNCGKGFKENSKLITHRRIHTGERPYECDKCRKRFQNSSHLLRHYRIHTEERPFRCPDCGKGFKDNSTLVKHRRSHTGERPYECDKCRKRFLTSFILHQHYRIHTDERPFRCPDCRKGFKENSTLITHRRIHTGERPYECPQCGKSFSQSSNLTQHQRRHH; translated from the coding sequence atggagagcagggaggacaaatgcccgcggcagaacctggtggaagaggccgttttgagcggctccacagcgcaggaaggcaacggggaggaaaagccccggagatgccgcacgaggaggggctgcaaacgcagccggcggggatctgagggggaaagagccagcctgggccgggaaggcggccggagatggagccagagctcggagctggtgctccatgagcagctccatgatggggagaagccccacacgggcgtggagtgtgggaagagcttcaggtggaactccGACCTGATCAAGCAcgagaggatccacactggggagaagccctaccaATGTggtgagtgtgggaagagcttcacagagagctccagcctgatcaagcaccagaggatccacactggtgAAAGGCCGTACAAGTGTTCCGAGTGTGGGATgtgcttcagccagagctccgAACTGATCacgcaccagaggacccacactggggagaggccccatgagtgttccaagtgtgggaagaggtttaagaccagctcccatctcctccggcactatcggattcacagagaggagaggcccttccaatgccccgactgcgggaagggattcaagtacAACTCCGCCCTCATCAGACACAGGCacatccacacaggggagaggccctacgagtgtgataaatgcaggaagaggtttccgACCAGCTCCAGTGTCCTCCGGCACTatcggattcacacagaggagaggcccttccgctgtcccaactgcgggaagggattcaaggaGAACTCCAAgctcatcacccaccggcgcatccacactggggagaggccctacgagtgtgataaatgcaggaagaggtttcagaacagctcccatctcctccggcactatcggattcacacagaggagaggcctttccgctgccctgactgtgggaagggattcaaggacaactccaccctcgtcaAGCATCGGCgcagccacactggggagaggccctatgagtgtgataaatgcaggaagaggtttctgaccagcttcattctccaccagcactatcggattcacacagatgagaggcccttccgctgccccgactgcaggaagggattcaaggagaactccaccctcatcacccaccggcgcatccacactggggagaggccctacgagtgtccccagtgtgggaagagcttctcacagagctctaacttgacccaacaccaacggaggcaccactaa
- the LOC141725769 gene encoding LOW QUALITY PROTEIN: SLA class II histocompatibility antigen, DQ haplotype C beta chain-like (The sequence of the model RefSeq protein was modified relative to this genomic sequence to represent the inferred CDS: deleted 1 base in 1 codon): MGRGAAAGALLAALVVLGAPPAAGAELSGVFQWMHKADCLFINGTEKVRLVVRFIYNREQFLTFDSDVGNFVGFTPLGEKNAKKWNSDLATVEFMRSHVDRCRHNYEIAAPINVERRVSPSVSISLVPPSSSQPGPGRLLCSVMDFYPAAIQVRWFQGQQELSEHVVATDVVPNGDWTYQLLVLLETPPRRGLSYSCQVEHVSLKQPLRRHWEMPPDAARIKILMGIGGFVLGFVFLALGLGFSLRKKVRAGAGGGVPAVAERVRSRRGPQPGVTPFSVPTELLGRRRPQPLHVCSGPAGTPRSVPAPLILGGSRVPPAPLALCPRPVDVWAFGTVTIEMVEGEPPYFRETAAMARALIRQNGSPQLQQPRRLSALLRDCLECSLEADEERHAEIQGAAEIPLQIHEDAEIPLQIHGTAEIPLQIHRPAEIPLQSPEQPR; encoded by the exons atggggcgaggggcggcagctggggccctgctggcggcactggtggtgctgggagcccCCCCGGCTGCGGGCGCGGAGCTCTCGG GGGTGTTCCAGTGGATGCATAAGGCCGATTGTCTCTTCATTAACGGCACTGAGAAGGTGAGGTTGGTGGTGAGGTTCATCTACAACCGGGAGCAGTTCCTGACGTTCGACAGCGACGTTGGGAACTTTGTGGGTTTTACCCCCTTAGGGGAGAAGAATGCCAAGAAGTGGAACAGCGACCTGGCTACAGTGGAGTTCATGCGGTCTCACGTGGACAGGTGCCGGCACAACTACGAGATTGCTGCGCCGATCAACGTGGAGCGCCGAG tgtcccccagcgtGTCCATCTCGCTGGTGCCCCCCTCGagctcccagcccggccccggccgcctgctctgctccgtgatggatttctaccctgctgccatccaggtgaggtggttccagggccagcaggagctgtcgGAGCACGTGGTGGCCACCGACGTGGTCCCCAACGGGGACTGGACctaccagctgctggtgctgctggaaacc CCCCCCCGGCGTGGGCTCagctacagctgccaggtggagCACGTCAGCCTAAAGCAGCCCCTGAGGCGGCACTGGG AGATGCCGCCGGACGCCGCCCGCATCAAGATATTGATGGGGATTGGGGGCTTCGTCTTGGGCTTCGTCTTCCTGGCGCTGGGGCTCGGCTTCTCCCTGCGCAAGAAGGTCAGGGCGGGTGCCGGGGGTGGCGTCCCCGCCGTGGCGGAGCGTGTGCGCTCCCGCCGGGGCCCCCAGCCCGGTGTCACCCCCTTTTCTgtgcccacagagctcctgggcCGGCGGCGGCCGCAGCCCCTCCACGTGTGCTCGGGCCCGGCCGGGACCCCCCGCTCCGTCCCCGCTCCGCTGATTCTTGGGGggtcccgtgtccccccagccccgctggcGCTCTGCCCCCGCCCA GTGGACGTCTGGGCCTTTGGCACTGTGACCATCGAGATGGTGGAAGGAGAACCTCCTTACTTCAGGGAAACGGCGGCCATG gctcgCGCTCTGATCCGGCAGAACGGGAGcccgcagctgcagcagccccggcgCCTGTCGGCTCTGCTGCGGGACTGCCTCGAGTGCAGCCTGGAGGCGGAtgaggagcggc ATGCAGAGATCCAAGGGgctgcagagatccccctgcagatcCACGAGGATGCAGAGATCCCTCTGCAGATCCATGGGactgcagagatccccctgcagatcCACAGGcctgcagagatccccctgcagtCCCCGGAGCAGCCACGCTGA